The sequence below is a genomic window from Oceanivirga salmonicida.
TGATTAAAGTACTTTTTAAGAAAAAAAGAGAAAAAATACTTTTTTTCGAAATAAAAGGGCATTCAAATTTATCGGCTTATGGAACTGATATTGTTTGTGCAGCAGTTTCTTCAGTAAGTATAATGACATTAAATGGTATATTAGAATATTTAAAATATGATATTAACTATGAAGTTAATGAAGGGTATATTTTAGTAGATATATCAGATATTGAAGATAATAGAATAGATACATTAATAAATTCTATGTATTTATATTTAGAAGAATTAGCAAAACAATATCCAAAAAATTTAAAATTAAAAGTAATGGAGGTATGAAGATGTTATTAAAGTTAAACCTACAATTATTTGCCTCAAAAAAAGGACAAGGTTCTACTAGAAATGGAAGAGACTCAAATCCTAAATATTTAGGGGTAAAGAAATATGATGGTGAAATAGTAAAAGCAGGAAATATAATAGTAAGACAAAGAGGAACAAAATTCCATCCTGGAACTAATATGGGCTTAGGAAAAGACTATACTTTATTTGCGTTAACAGATGGTTATGTAAAATTTGAATCATTTGGAAAAGGTAAAAAAAGAGTAAGCATTTATCAAGAGAAAAATTAATAGCGAGCCTTTTGGCTCGTTTTTAAGTAAGTGAGTAATAATGAATAAAAAAGAAAAAATGAAATATGTAATAAAGGTATTGAAAAAAAGATTTCCAAATGCTAAAATTTCATTAGACTATGAAACTGAATATCAATTAATGGTTGCAGTTATATTATCTGCACAGTGTACTGATAAGAGAGTAAATATAGTAACGAAAGAGTTATTTAAAGTTGTAAAAGAACCTATTGATATATATAATATGGATATAGAAGAATTAGAAAAATATATTAGAAGTACAGGCTTTTTTAATTCAAAAGCAAAAAATTTGAAAAAAGGTGCAGATACTTTATATAATGAATATAATAGTAAACTGCCTAGAAATATAGAAGAATTGACTAAATTAGGTGGAGTTGGCAGAAAAACAGCCAATGTATTATTGCATGAATTGTGGGGTATATCTACAGGAATAGTAGTAGATACACATGTGAAAAAAATAAGTAAACTTTTAGGGTTTACTAAATCAGACAATGCAGTTATTATTGAAAGAGATTTAATGAAGATAGTTCCAAAAAAATATTGGGGCATAATATCACATTATTTTATATTACATGGTAGATTAAAATGTATACAAAAGAAATTAGAATGTGAGATATGTGATTTAATAAGAAAAAACAAAATAGGAGAATAAATGAAAAAAATATATATAATATGCATAATTTTTTTACAAAGTATATTATCATTTACATATAAGAGTGCATATAGTGCCTTAGATAATGGTATAGTAATTTTATCAGAAGATGCTGACACAGTTAGGCCAATAGCATCATTAACCAAACTCATGACAGTTGCAGTAGCATTAGATAGTATAGATATTGGAGAAACTACTCTGTTTAATATGGTGAAAATTGATTATGATAGCACTAGGGGAAGTTCACTACCAATATTTAAAGGCGATTTAATGAGTGTTGAAGATTTAATAAAAGCAGCATTAATATATTCTGAAAATAATGCAGCATACACATTATCTACACATATAAGTAAAACAGAAGATGAATTTGTAAAAAGAATGAATGCTAAGGCGAAAAGATTAGGAATGAATGATACAAAATTTTATACATCAACAGGGCTTCCAACTAACTATACTCAAAAAAAATTAGATGTTTCTACTGCAAAAGATATGTATAAATTGGCTAATTACTTAATTAAAGATAAAAGAGTAGTAGAATGGGCTAGTCAAAAACATTTTGAACTTAAAGGCAAATCATATAAAAGTAGAAATAAAATAATAGGCGAAAATGGTAATTTTGGTTTAAAAACTGGTTTTCATCGTAGTGCAGGTTTTAATATGATAGGGACAAATAAAATTGAAAACAATACTTTAATTGTAGTAACATTTGCCGATGAAACATTAAAAGGAAGATTTGATTCACAATTAAAAATAAGTGGAGATTATATCAAAAGATTAATAAAAATATATGATAAAAATACAA
It includes:
- the nth gene encoding endonuclease III, translating into MNKKEKMKYVIKVLKKRFPNAKISLDYETEYQLMVAVILSAQCTDKRVNIVTKELFKVVKEPIDIYNMDIEELEKYIRSTGFFNSKAKNLKKGADTLYNEYNSKLPRNIEELTKLGGVGRKTANVLLHELWGISTGIVVDTHVKKISKLLGFTKSDNAVIIERDLMKIVPKKYWGIISHYFILHGRLKCIQKKLECEICDLIRKNKIGE
- the rpmA gene encoding 50S ribosomal protein L27, giving the protein MLLKLNLQLFASKKGQGSTRNGRDSNPKYLGVKKYDGEIVKAGNIIVRQRGTKFHPGTNMGLGKDYTLFALTDGYVKFESFGKGKKRVSIYQEKN
- a CDS encoding ribosomal-processing cysteine protease Prp; its protein translation is MIKVLFKKKREKILFFEIKGHSNLSAYGTDIVCAAVSSVSIMTLNGILEYLKYDINYEVNEGYILVDISDIEDNRIDTLINSMYLYLEELAKQYPKNLKLKVMEV
- a CDS encoding D-alanyl-D-alanine carboxypeptidase family protein, producing the protein MKKIYIICIIFLQSILSFTYKSAYSALDNGIVILSEDADTVRPIASLTKLMTVAVALDSIDIGETTLFNMVKIDYDSTRGSSLPIFKGDLMSVEDLIKAALIYSENNAAYTLSTHISKTEDEFVKRMNAKAKRLGMNDTKFYTSTGLPTNYTQKKLDVSTAKDMYKLANYLIKDKRVVEWASQKHFELKGKSYKSRNKIIGENGNFGLKTGFHRSAGFNMIGTNKIENNTLIVVTFADETLKGRFDSQLKISGDYIKRLIKIYDKNTIYKKIAMKNSREKYLITKLENDFYYHNSNIKTKEKIYELTPYIRKGDIVGEFLIYNKDILVNKINIIADTNLTKLSFWGKIKYWLGID